One window from the genome of Treponema sp. OMZ 838 encodes:
- the eno gene encoding phosphopyruvate hydratase, producing the protein MSDIVYIEGREILDSRGNPTVEVDVALSDGSFGRACVPSGASTGEFEALEMRDGDAKRYGGKGVLKAVDNVNTIIAEELEGMDALEQAEIDQTMLNLDGTPNKSKLGANAMLGVSMAVARAAADYVGLPLYRYLGGAHTLQMPVPMANIINGGKHSDNKIDFQEYMVMPIGAESIHEAVRMTAEVFHALKSLLKADGKATSVGDEGGFAPDIDNEAALEYIMKAIDKAGYKPRTDIAIALDCASSELFDEGGRKGYKFWKSNPDKLFTADEMIEIYKKWINTYPIVSIEDPLDQNDWEGYARLTKELGSKIQIVGDDFFVTNTERLQRGIKEKACNSILIKLNQIGTVTETIDAVRMAQNAGYTAVISHRSGETEDAFIADLAVALEAGQIKTGSMSRSDRIAKYNQLIRIEEELGCQARYAGAATFARYGF; encoded by the coding sequence ATGAGCGATATTGTGTATATTGAAGGACGTGAGATTCTCGATTCTCGCGGAAATCCTACTGTTGAAGTTGATGTTGCATTGAGCGACGGCAGTTTCGGACGTGCCTGCGTTCCGTCGGGAGCATCTACCGGCGAGTTTGAAGCGTTGGAAATGCGCGACGGTGATGCAAAACGCTACGGCGGCAAGGGTGTGTTAAAGGCTGTTGATAATGTGAATACCATTATTGCGGAAGAGCTTGAGGGAATGGATGCCTTGGAACAGGCTGAAATCGATCAGACTATGCTCAACCTGGATGGAACACCGAATAAGTCAAAACTCGGCGCCAATGCGATGCTCGGCGTTTCGATGGCGGTTGCACGCGCTGCTGCCGACTATGTCGGTTTACCGCTGTACCGTTACTTGGGCGGCGCACATACACTGCAAATGCCCGTGCCGATGGCAAATATCATCAACGGCGGCAAGCATTCCGACAACAAAATCGACTTTCAGGAATACATGGTGATGCCGATCGGCGCCGAATCCATTCACGAAGCGGTGCGCATGACGGCGGAAGTGTTCCATGCTTTGAAGAGCCTTTTGAAAGCAGACGGCAAAGCTACCTCTGTCGGTGATGAAGGCGGTTTCGCTCCGGATATCGATAACGAAGCGGCGCTGGAGTATATTATGAAGGCGATCGATAAGGCAGGCTATAAGCCGCGCACCGATATTGCCATCGCGCTGGACTGCGCTTCTTCCGAATTGTTCGACGAGGGCGGACGCAAGGGCTATAAATTCTGGAAGTCTAATCCGGATAAGCTGTTCACTGCGGATGAGATGATCGAAATCTACAAAAAGTGGATTAACACCTATCCGATCGTTTCTATCGAAGATCCGCTCGATCAAAATGATTGGGAAGGCTATGCCCGCCTGACCAAAGAACTCGGCAGCAAAATTCAGATTGTCGGCGACGACTTCTTTGTTACCAACACCGAACGGCTGCAGCGCGGTATTAAGGAAAAGGCCTGTAACTCCATTTTGATTAAGCTCAATCAAATCGGCACGGTTACCGAAACCATCGATGCGGTACGTATGGCGCAGAACGCAGGCTATACCGCCGTTATTTCTCACCGCTCAGGCGAAACCGAGGATGCGTTTATCGCCGATCTCGCTGTTGCGCTGGAAGCAGGACAGATCAAGACCGGTTCGATGAGCCGCAGCGACCGTATTGCAAAGTACAACCAGCTGATCCGCATCGAAGAAGAACTCGGCTGCCAAGCCCGCTATGCAGGCGCCGCAACCTTCGCACGGTACGGGTTTTAA
- a CDS encoding RidA family protein: MKQIIATDKAPAAIGPYSQGTAANGFIFTSGQLPIDPATGAFVPGGIAEQTRQSLMNLKAVLEAGGSSLDKVLKTTVFLSDMNNFAEMNKVYSEVFGTGNYPGRSAVEVARLPKDGLVEIEAIALA, encoded by the coding sequence ATGAAACAGATTATTGCAACAGACAAGGCGCCGGCCGCAATCGGGCCGTATTCGCAAGGGACAGCCGCAAACGGCTTTATCTTTACCTCCGGCCAGCTGCCGATCGATCCCGCTACGGGTGCTTTTGTTCCGGGCGGTATTGCCGAACAAACCCGCCAATCGCTGATGAACCTGAAAGCGGTACTCGAAGCAGGCGGCAGCAGTTTGGACAAGGTGCTTAAAACAACCGTGTTTTTAAGCGATATGAACAACTTTGCGGAAATGAACAAAGTGTACAGCGAGGTATTCGGTACCGGAAATTATCCGGGGCGCTCAGCTGTAGAAGTTGCCCGTCTGCCGAAAGACGGACTGGTCGAAATTGAGGCAATCGCTCTTGCGTAA
- a CDS encoding Gx transporter family protein yields the protein MNKKQDALVPVFGALCFFLSAIEFVIPKPLPFLRIGLANVPLMLALDVLSFPAFLLLTMIKILGQAFISGTLFSYLVLFSAAGTIGAALMMYALHKIPRKALSLAGISMAGAFVSNCIQLFIGRFFIFGEGIRYMVPPFLFIGAVTSLILGIFCESFEAESEWYAHIRDTDSPLYVRLPDNTNPAAHPRLRLITGFTLLIALLFIPGLPAKAVIFTAGFLLCIAEKQKIYWVPLCISTVGIVACHIFIPVGRELFSIGSFSLTSGALMNGLEKAVVLQAMIFISRWTLQVRIRIPGLIGKVLDESLYIFKQLLEFKDKIRPRHLITSIDELLLGLPFIINNPDAKRQRDVLIR from the coding sequence ATGAACAAAAAACAGGATGCGCTGGTGCCGGTTTTCGGCGCCTTGTGTTTCTTCCTTTCGGCTATTGAATTTGTTATTCCCAAGCCGCTGCCGTTTTTGCGGATAGGTCTTGCGAATGTTCCGTTGATGCTCGCACTTGATGTGTTATCGTTTCCGGCGTTTTTATTGCTGACGATGATAAAAATTCTCGGGCAGGCGTTTATCAGCGGAACGCTCTTTTCTTATCTCGTCCTGTTTTCGGCAGCAGGGACAATCGGTGCCGCGCTTATGATGTATGCCTTGCATAAAATTCCCCGTAAAGCGCTCTCGCTTGCGGGGATCAGCATGGCAGGTGCCTTTGTATCAAACTGCATACAGCTTTTTATCGGGCGATTCTTTATTTTCGGAGAAGGTATCCGCTATATGGTGCCGCCCTTTCTCTTTATCGGTGCGGTAACGTCTTTAATCCTCGGTATTTTTTGCGAAAGCTTTGAAGCGGAATCCGAATGGTATGCCCATATACGGGACACAGATTCCCCGTTATACGTTCGGCTACCGGACAATACGAATCCTGCCGCTCATCCGCGGCTCCGATTGATAACAGGCTTCACCTTGTTGATTGCACTCCTTTTTATACCGGGCTTACCGGCAAAGGCTGTCATTTTTACTGCGGGCTTTTTGCTCTGTATTGCAGAAAAACAAAAAATATATTGGGTGCCGCTTTGTATTTCGACGGTAGGAATAGTAGCGTGTCATATCTTTATTCCGGTAGGAAGAGAACTGTTTTCGATAGGAAGTTTCTCGCTCACAAGCGGAGCCTTGATGAACGGTTTGGAAAAAGCAGTTGTTCTGCAAGCAATGATTTTTATTTCACGATGGACGCTGCAAGTACGAATCAGGATCCCGGGATTGATCGGCAAGGTGCTTGATGAATCTCTCTACATATTTAAGCAATTGCTTGAGTTTAAAGACAAGATACGTCCGCGGCATCTTATCACAAGCATCGACGAGCTGCTGCTCGGGCTTCCCTTCATAATCAACAACCCCGACGCAAAACGGCAGAGGGATGTTCTCATAAGGTGA
- a CDS encoding peptidylprolyl isomerase: MKIADDCLVTLEYTLKDDNQEILDSSEQMGPLDYVHGYRQLIPGLEKALAGREEGESFSLTVAPQQAYGEIDPRAVFEVSRAQFPPDTQLEVGMEFETSGHHVVITAIDGDIITLDANHPLAGKTLHFDIKIAGVRDATPEELEEVQQSFAGGCGSSCGTGEGGCGGCSGCH; the protein is encoded by the coding sequence ATGAAAATTGCAGACGATTGTTTGGTTACCCTTGAGTATACCTTAAAAGATGATAACCAAGAGATTTTGGATTCATCGGAACAGATGGGACCGCTGGACTATGTTCACGGTTATCGCCAGCTTATTCCCGGCTTGGAAAAAGCCCTTGCAGGACGCGAGGAGGGCGAAAGTTTTTCGCTTACGGTAGCGCCGCAGCAGGCTTACGGTGAAATCGACCCGCGTGCGGTCTTTGAGGTAAGCCGTGCCCAATTTCCGCCCGACACCCAGCTGGAAGTCGGTATGGAATTTGAAACGAGCGGCCATCATGTGGTTATAACCGCCATTGACGGCGATATTATCACACTGGATGCAAACCATCCGCTTGCCGGAAAGACACTACACTTCGATATAAAGATTGCCGGTGTGCGGGATGCTACACCCGAAGAGCTTGAAGAAGTTCAGCAATCCTTCGCAGGCGGTTGCGGAAGCAGCTGCGGTACAGGTGAAGGCGGCTGCGGCGGGTGCTCAGGCTGTCATTAA
- the rplU gene encoding 50S ribosomal protein L21, with the protein MYALFEYKGKQYKAEQGSKILVDKINEPQGTAIDIDTVLLVNNDGKVSVGAPYVAGAKISATVEESMRDKKVIVYKYKSKKDYHRTIGHRQHYTYLTVNSITGV; encoded by the coding sequence ATGTACGCACTTTTTGAATATAAAGGCAAACAGTATAAGGCTGAACAAGGTTCCAAGATTCTGGTAGATAAGATCAACGAACCGCAGGGAACGGCTATCGATATCGATACCGTTTTACTGGTTAACAATGACGGTAAAGTGTCTGTTGGAGCTCCCTACGTTGCGGGCGCAAAAATTTCGGCAACGGTTGAAGAGAGTATGCGTGATAAGAAGGTGATCGTATACAAGTACAAGAGCAAGAAAGACTATCACCGCACAATCGGGCATCGCCAGCACTACACCTATTTAACGGTTAATTCGATTACCGGGGTGTAA
- a CDS encoding ribosomal-processing cysteine protease Prp → MIQVLLELDKKEHLLSVEASGHANNGVKGHDIVCAAVTILLRTTVQALGSVQADVSAERRGSLSFRVLNYDETQSEKLRYAAEFLWLGIASLQEEYPQAVQCKKIQR, encoded by the coding sequence ATGATACAAGTCCTTTTGGAGCTTGATAAAAAGGAGCATCTCCTTTCCGTTGAAGCTTCCGGTCATGCGAATAACGGCGTGAAAGGACATGATATTGTGTGTGCAGCCGTAACGATCCTTTTAAGGACGACTGTACAGGCGCTCGGTTCCGTGCAAGCTGATGTCAGTGCGGAACGGCGCGGTTCGCTTTCTTTTCGGGTTCTTAACTATGACGAAACGCAAAGTGAAAAATTACGGTATGCAGCGGAGTTTTTATGGCTTGGGATAGCTTCTTTACAGGAAGAATATCCGCAAGCGGTTCAATGCAAAAAGATACAGCGGTAA
- the rpmA gene encoding 50S ribosomal protein L27 encodes MARKRGGSGAKNGRDSNPKYLGVKVYGGQTVKAGSILVRQRGTPIHPGDNVGRGKDDTLFATVDGTVVYHHRNGRHLASVTQA; translated from the coding sequence ATGGCACGGAAACGAGGCGGAAGCGGTGCAAAAAACGGACGAGATTCAAACCCTAAATATTTGGGCGTTAAGGTATACGGCGGACAGACGGTAAAAGCCGGTTCCATTCTAGTCCGTCAGCGCGGAACTCCCATCCATCCGGGCGACAATGTCGGCCGCGGCAAGGATGATACCTTATTTGCAACTGTAGACGGTACGGTTGTGTATCATCACCGCAATGGCAGACATTTAGCATCTGTAACGCAAGCGTAG
- the nadD gene encoding nicotinate (nicotinamide) nucleotide adenylyltransferase: MRLAVLGGSYNPIHIGHLMLADAVALRYGYDTIAFVPAFLSPFKDGHSGCTAEDRLAMVKLAIADNPAFYCEPCEIQRQGVSYTIDTLQFLKKKFPQCEGKIGLIIGDDLLEGFAGWREAERIPDYADIIVGNRIIDRYSTEQAASAGKVPHLRVDNALLPVSSSGIRAAIKEKKSWRYLVPSGVYSYIKEHKLYE; encoded by the coding sequence ATGAGGCTCGCCGTATTGGGCGGATCTTACAATCCTATTCATATCGGCCATTTGATGCTTGCTGATGCGGTTGCTCTCCGTTACGGATACGACACCATAGCCTTTGTCCCCGCATTCTTATCACCCTTTAAAGACGGACACTCCGGCTGCACCGCCGAGGACAGACTCGCAATGGTCAAACTCGCAATCGCCGATAATCCGGCTTTCTACTGTGAACCCTGCGAGATACAGCGGCAAGGTGTTTCGTATACCATCGATACGTTACAATTCCTAAAGAAAAAATTTCCTCAATGTGAAGGAAAAATCGGGCTGATTATCGGCGATGATTTACTGGAAGGCTTTGCTGGCTGGCGTGAAGCAGAGCGCATACCCGATTATGCCGATATAATAGTAGGAAACCGTATTATAGACCGGTATTCGACGGAACAAGCCGCTTCTGCGGGCAAGGTTCCTCATTTAAGGGTAGATAATGCCTTGCTGCCGGTGTCTTCAAGCGGAATACGGGCAGCTATAAAAGAAAAAAAGAGCTGGCGCTATCTTGTACCTTCAGGCGTATACTCGTATATTAAAGAACATAAACTCTATGAATGA
- the yqeK gene encoding bis(5'-nucleosyl)-tetraphosphatase (symmetrical) YqeK, translating into MNDIRIEKLITVLDRYARRNLSDHRYEHSCRVASYAEELARRYGYGHRLQRLCYLAGISHDMCKEKPIGFLLRTVRTDGQPVTPDEAANSELLHGRAAAVLLQEHYGIHKKSLLNAVRYHTSASTKFDALGRIIYIADKIEPGRKNCDYLREKVEQLTLDELFLEVLKEVIGFVESKGQTVQACTYKTYRFLKERRMQTSHREARN; encoded by the coding sequence ATGAATGATATCCGTATTGAAAAACTCATCACAGTATTGGATCGGTATGCACGCCGCAATCTTTCCGATCACCGCTATGAACATTCATGCAGGGTTGCCTCTTATGCGGAAGAACTTGCCCGCCGGTATGGTTACGGACACAGGCTTCAGCGGCTTTGTTATCTCGCCGGTATTTCCCACGATATGTGCAAAGAAAAGCCCATCGGCTTTCTACTCCGTACGGTACGGACAGACGGGCAGCCTGTTACGCCCGATGAAGCAGCGAATTCCGAGTTACTGCACGGGCGGGCAGCAGCGGTTTTATTGCAGGAGCATTACGGCATTCATAAAAAATCGCTTTTAAATGCGGTACGCTATCATACATCCGCTTCTACCAAGTTTGATGCGTTGGGGCGGATCATCTATATTGCGGATAAAATCGAACCCGGCCGGAAAAATTGCGATTACTTACGGGAAAAGGTTGAGCAGCTGACGCTCGATGAGCTTTTTCTTGAAGTGCTGAAAGAGGTTATCGGCTTTGTGGAGTCAAAAGGACAAACAGTGCAGGCGTGTACGTATAAAACATATCGGTTTCTAAAAGAGAGGCGGATGCAAACAAGCCATCGGGAGGCAAGGAATTGA
- a CDS encoding LCP family protein codes for MKEGKNIIFLLLILAMLIPSGVIVARNLNVDPISTSLSEDNVLKVLFIIEHDNVPISTNVIAHYSQTRRAAMFDIPANIGLILPQLGRTGGIGSLYTEKDAAVYKKEIEKLTGVDIPFYIVCSLTDFMYLTDLLGGISVFIPSSVDIDSEQYGKILLPSGSVLLDGDKVRDYLLYEDEADAEGEAVTRKQKAVLAFLRSLYEHPEMLEKEQFKVFSPLLHSNVTGGNLKQLLEYLCKIDSERLVPQRLTGAVRIVDSKELLFPFRDGQQIKEIIGQTLAALASKEGTTLERVYALEVLNGTDINGLARTASELYQSFGYDVIRVGNAAQTGVEHTVLIDRIGNEAVAKIVGQVVRCENIESAQIGDDHSGSETNVDFTLILGKDFNGYSVRQKK; via the coding sequence TTGAAAGAGGGAAAAAACATCATCTTTTTATTGCTCATCTTAGCGATGCTCATTCCTTCGGGGGTGATTGTGGCACGGAATCTCAATGTTGACCCTATCAGCACGTCCCTTTCCGAGGATAATGTGCTCAAGGTGCTGTTTATCATCGAACACGACAATGTGCCTATTTCTACGAATGTTATTGCACACTATTCGCAAACACGGCGCGCGGCAATGTTCGATATCCCTGCGAATATCGGATTGATTTTGCCTCAACTTGGACGTACCGGCGGTATCGGCTCGCTTTATACGGAAAAGGACGCGGCTGTTTATAAGAAAGAAATTGAAAAACTGACCGGTGTTGACATTCCGTTTTATATTGTGTGTTCGCTGACCGACTTTATGTATTTAACCGATTTGCTCGGCGGTATTTCGGTTTTTATTCCTTCTTCCGTCGATATCGATTCCGAACAATATGGAAAGATTTTGCTCCCCTCCGGTTCGGTACTGTTGGACGGCGATAAGGTTCGCGACTATTTGTTGTATGAAGATGAGGCGGATGCCGAAGGTGAGGCGGTAACCCGCAAGCAAAAAGCGGTATTGGCCTTTCTCCGCAGTTTATATGAGCATCCCGAAATGCTCGAAAAAGAACAGTTTAAGGTGTTCAGCCCGCTGCTGCACAGCAATGTTACCGGCGGAAATTTAAAACAGCTTTTGGAATACCTTTGCAAAATCGATTCGGAGCGGTTAGTACCTCAGCGTTTAACGGGCGCCGTGCGTATCGTCGATTCAAAGGAATTACTCTTTCCGTTCCGCGACGGTCAGCAGATAAAGGAAATTATTGGACAGACGCTTGCCGCGCTTGCTTCAAAAGAAGGTACAACGCTGGAGCGGGTGTACGCGTTGGAAGTCTTAAACGGCACTGATATTAACGGACTTGCACGAACCGCCTCCGAGCTCTATCAAAGTTTCGGGTATGATGTTATCCGTGTTGGAAATGCGGCGCAAACGGGAGTGGAGCATACGGTTTTAATCGATAGAATCGGGAACGAGGCGGTAGCAAAGATTGTCGGACAGGTTGTCCGTTGTGAAAATATCGAATCTGCCCAAATCGGTGATGATCATTCCGGTAGCGAAACGAATGTTGACTTTACGTTGATACTCGGTAAAGATTTTAACGGTTATTCGGTACGGCAAAAAAAATAG
- the rsfS gene encoding ribosome silencing factor, translating into MEVNFEQAALTFGTILRDLKAESVVVLDLREAHIWTDFFVIATIASGKQAGGLEGKIMEAAKEMQIEEYRTIRKSPDGDEWKLLDFGSIVVHLMSPTARKFYDLERLWYDSPNLLT; encoded by the coding sequence ATGGAAGTTAATTTTGAACAGGCAGCTTTAACATTTGGAACTATTTTGCGTGATCTTAAAGCGGAATCGGTTGTAGTGCTCGATTTACGAGAGGCGCATATTTGGACGGATTTTTTTGTGATTGCGACTATAGCGAGCGGTAAACAGGCCGGCGGTCTTGAAGGCAAAATTATGGAAGCGGCGAAAGAAATGCAGATTGAAGAATACCGGACTATCAGAAAAAGTCCGGATGGCGACGAATGGAAACTGCTCGATTTCGGCTCCATCGTTGTGCATTTAATGAGTCCTACCGCACGGAAATTCTACGACCTTGAACGCTTGTGGTATGACAGCCCTAATCTGTTAACATAA
- a CDS encoding HEAT repeat domain-containing protein, translating into MKKLIFMILTALSVLMARTYAAADTAPSKTTADKTVPQVKQQAEQDAQKSGMEEPEEKKQELDEIEKARQALQYGLESEILEVVNKVEKRDFETMQDDFNRLFMETKSPAVREGLFGLYQKYKNTQLTEAAVAVLADYEAQQRTLVKAVLSYLATVKPELTPALNEALQKMLTQDTAEYGAETVSVLGEIGSDEEAAFLADYFDSLTIDDAKQELILKQTIMAALEKLHSEDTRAFLSERAQDENENIYVRSSAIAGLAQMGNPDIVPLLAEFFEQPEPQLREAAIRGAASFDTDETRKLILQGFKDSYYKVRLESLKTAQKTKMAEAAPYVLYRAKYDPTDAVRFAAVETLAVLNTAEGNTWLAETFRDSKKSEKLRVTILSSVLKHNSAALAADLDTVVLATVTDNKQKKLRYEFGKEIAKIENTATAEICKAFLQSDDVLTKSIGLDMFKTNAPADARALVEAIAQDEKQGALQRRARRLLE; encoded by the coding sequence ATGAAAAAACTCATTTTTATGATATTGACCGCACTGTCGGTACTCATGGCACGGACGTATGCGGCTGCGGATACAGCTCCATCAAAAACAACTGCCGATAAAACCGTACCGCAAGTAAAACAGCAAGCGGAACAGGATGCCCAAAAGAGCGGAATGGAAGAACCGGAAGAGAAAAAACAAGAGCTTGATGAGATTGAAAAAGCCCGGCAAGCATTGCAGTACGGATTGGAATCGGAAATACTTGAGGTAGTCAATAAGGTTGAGAAGCGTGATTTTGAAACGATGCAGGACGATTTTAACCGCCTGTTTATGGAGACAAAGAGTCCTGCCGTGCGAGAAGGTCTTTTCGGTTTATACCAAAAATATAAAAACACTCAACTGACGGAAGCTGCGGTTGCAGTATTGGCAGACTATGAAGCCCAACAGCGGACGTTGGTAAAGGCGGTGTTGTCTTACCTTGCAACGGTAAAACCGGAACTCACTCCCGCCTTAAACGAGGCTCTGCAAAAAATGCTGACTCAAGATACGGCGGAGTATGGTGCGGAAACGGTTTCCGTATTAGGCGAAATCGGCAGCGATGAAGAGGCTGCCTTTTTAGCAGACTATTTTGATAGCTTGACAATTGACGATGCAAAGCAGGAACTTATTTTAAAACAGACGATTATGGCTGCGCTCGAAAAGCTGCACAGCGAAGATACCCGTGCGTTTTTATCGGAGCGGGCGCAGGATGAAAACGAAAATATTTACGTTCGTTCCAGTGCTATTGCCGGACTTGCTCAAATGGGGAATCCCGATATTGTGCCGCTGCTGGCGGAGTTTTTTGAACAACCGGAACCGCAGCTGCGGGAAGCCGCAATACGGGGTGCCGCCTCTTTCGATACGGATGAAACCCGAAAGCTCATCTTGCAGGGATTTAAAGACAGCTATTATAAGGTTCGGCTCGAATCCTTAAAAACCGCACAAAAGACAAAGATGGCGGAAGCAGCGCCGTATGTATTATACCGTGCGAAGTATGACCCGACGGATGCGGTTCGCTTTGCAGCGGTAGAAACGCTGGCGGTATTGAATACGGCAGAAGGCAATACATGGCTTGCCGAAACATTCCGTGATTCTAAAAAGAGCGAAAAACTGCGAGTTACTATTCTGAGTTCGGTGTTGAAGCACAATTCTGCGGCGCTTGCAGCTGATTTGGATACGGTGGTGCTGGCAACCGTAACGGATAACAAGCAAAAGAAACTACGGTATGAGTTCGGTAAGGAAATTGCAAAAATCGAAAATACTGCAACGGCAGAAATTTGCAAAGCTTTTTTACAGAGTGATGATGTATTAACCAAGAGTATCGGGCTTGATATGTTTAAGACGAACGCTCCGGCGGATGCCCGTGCCTTAGTGGAAGCTATCGCGCAAGACGAAAAACAAGGTGCACTGCAGCGCCGCGCCCGGCGATTGCTGGAATAA
- the rimP gene encoding ribosome maturation factor RimP — protein MEYVQKETVPYFTDYEQLVTGLGYKLVDLQIVHQKTMWLVKAVIYSKNGVGIDDCSKVHRALLSRAEVLLNSQDIQMEVSSPGLNRVIKNAAEFQAFIGENIKVLEVSCPDWLEGELLAADSTGICLNISGGQRDIRYADIKKAKLNKI, from the coding sequence ATGGAATATGTGCAAAAAGAAACCGTTCCGTATTTTACCGATTATGAACAACTGGTTACCGGTCTTGGATATAAATTGGTTGATTTACAGATTGTTCATCAAAAAACAATGTGGCTGGTAAAGGCCGTTATCTACAGTAAAAATGGAGTCGGGATAGACGATTGCTCAAAGGTACATCGGGCGTTATTATCGCGTGCAGAAGTTCTGCTCAATTCTCAAGATATTCAAATGGAAGTAAGCTCTCCGGGGCTTAACAGAGTAATAAAAAATGCAGCGGAATTTCAAGCCTTTATCGGAGAAAATATAAAGGTGTTGGAAGTTTCCTGCCCCGATTGGCTTGAGGGTGAATTGCTGGCTGCGGATTCGACGGGTATCTGTTTAAATATTTCCGGCGGGCAAAGGGATATCCGGTATGCGGATATAAAAAAAGCGAAATTGAATAAGATCTAA
- the nusA gene encoding transcription termination factor NusA yields MAGVSIEDVRKFALEKELDEDLAFKIVEQTLKAAYKTAFKTDVNAVVITGDDAVSIYARKKIVDDVVNPVLEVDIEEATKLAPDCELGDELLFELDPKDFKRGSIQAGVQRVHQSTREIQKDSIYSEYKAKEGEIIIGYYQRKKNDNIYVDLGKVEGLLPRKFQLPQEIYHPNDRIKALIKEVKKHRQSNVVQLILSRTDPDFVRRLMELEVPEIYDNIVELYKIVREPGYRTKVAVISHREDVDPVGACVGPKGTRIQTIITELEGEKIDVLEYSSDPAVFIANALSPAEVLDVVILDAEKRTALAVVAESQLSIAIGKQGLNVRLANRLADWSIDVKTEKQFQEMDIHAETRKAAEELFNDEAVLLTEVEGIDPDVLALLHENHIETVEQFLDTSHQELCALPGMSEEKVKTLEALINESFEIVNENQEPEQEAQPENQTMSAPAEDAEEEVYECPECGAPITIDMTVCPNCGVGLSFEYEDEE; encoded by the coding sequence ATGGCTGGGGTAAGTATTGAAGATGTCCGAAAATTCGCGTTAGAAAAAGAACTGGATGAAGATCTTGCATTTAAAATTGTTGAACAAACATTGAAAGCTGCATACAAAACGGCTTTTAAGACCGATGTTAATGCGGTAGTTATTACCGGTGATGATGCAGTAAGCATTTATGCACGTAAAAAGATTGTTGATGATGTTGTGAACCCTGTGCTTGAGGTAGATATAGAAGAGGCAACAAAACTTGCGCCTGACTGCGAACTCGGCGATGAACTTCTTTTTGAGCTGGATCCTAAGGATTTTAAGCGCGGCTCAATTCAAGCGGGTGTGCAGCGCGTGCATCAATCGACGAGAGAAATCCAAAAAGACAGCATTTATTCCGAGTATAAGGCGAAAGAGGGTGAGATTATCATCGGCTATTATCAACGGAAGAAAAACGATAATATTTATGTCGATCTCGGAAAAGTTGAAGGGCTTTTACCGCGGAAATTTCAACTTCCACAGGAAATATATCATCCGAACGATAGAATAAAAGCCCTTATAAAAGAAGTAAAAAAACACCGGCAATCAAATGTGGTACAGCTCATCCTTTCTCGTACCGATCCCGATTTTGTGCGCCGGTTAATGGAACTTGAAGTTCCTGAAATTTACGATAATATTGTTGAATTGTACAAAATCGTCCGCGAACCCGGCTACCGGACAAAGGTTGCCGTTATCTCTCATAGAGAGGATGTGGATCCCGTCGGTGCTTGTGTCGGTCCGAAAGGTACCCGTATTCAGACGATTATTACCGAGTTGGAGGGAGAAAAAATCGATGTGCTTGAATATTCGAGCGATCCGGCAGTATTTATTGCCAATGCCCTCTCACCGGCTGAAGTATTGGATGTTGTTATCCTTGATGCGGAAAAGCGTACGGCGCTTGCCGTTGTCGCGGAAAGTCAGCTTTCAATTGCCATTGGAAAGCAGGGCTTGAATGTTCGGTTGGCCAACCGGCTGGCAGATTGGAGTATCGATGTAAAAACCGAAAAACAGTTCCAAGAGATGGATATCCATGCCGAAACCCGTAAGGCTGCGGAAGAGCTGTTTAATGATGAGGCTGTTTTACTGACCGAGGTTGAAGGTATTGACCCTGATGTGTTAGCGCTCTTGCATGAGAATCATATTGAAACGGTTGAGCAGTTCTTGGATACTTCGCATCAAGAACTCTGTGCGCTTCCCGGTATGTCGGAAGAAAAAGTTAAGACTCTTGAGGCATTGATCAACGAATCATTTGAGATCGTCAATGAGAATCAGGAACCGGAACAGGAAGCCCAGCCTGAAAATCAAACAATGTCTGCA